One genomic window of Coffea eugenioides isolate CCC68of chromosome 1, Ceug_1.0, whole genome shotgun sequence includes the following:
- the LOC113771808 gene encoding putative disease resistance protein At4g10780: MIDKLKDLATDLGVKWLQDYLGLEEKLENLETRINLVKYRAIDMVTLTKLQSGKKRKKEVEEWLKKVERKKIEFRDLRAQVQQARFYSRIQLVRRVETMMGEVEDLVQQGAFSGGLFLDVYDTKGVPLLATTWKGQAFEQNLREIWECVMDDEIFSIGIYGMGGVGKTTLATHVHNNLLKEAKFSGHVCWITVSQEANIHKLQKDIAKFLPVDLSCEDNDRKRAAQLFQALKRRRNFVLILDDVWTHFDLENVGIPLQVDGSKLIITSRSLDVCCAMGCQKEVKVKPLCYQEAWTLFLEKLGCCRPQPPDIEEIAKSMVKNCAGLPLGIITVAGSMKGTDDIHEWRDALEELEDPVARQDCEVFKILHYSYSRLRDQRLKDCFLYCSLYPEDCEIPRDELIASFIRERLVDKRRTRQAEFDQGHALLNKLENACLLEGVVKIKEDDTEAKYVKMHDLMRDMALKITKTKPKYLVKAGIWLRDIPDKSEWKEDLDKVSLRFNVVSSIPLGISPNCPKLSTLSLWGNELTSMPCSFFAHFGALQVLDLSCNRSLEELPNCISELERLTALLLFSCRDLRFVPSLEKLKALRELDLSDTKISDVPEGLEGLVNLKCLNMVQTNLEMISEGIISKLSCLQSLGIPRQVSVQVEELESLKQLEEFIGGFPEANSFSRFVRSRQRFNRPSFYVIQVGSGLLKGLSGHFQQMASKRVVFSFTNVNPGGEKRANILPDDIQELEICACQGLGSCLNDTFAEFNTQTRGLTHCLIEGSSEIRSLLKLSSSEDQFVIKGQNSACAPLQNLKHLRLICLSNFSGLFEWDSVANAIPPPSTFSCLRSLFIDRCGKLKKLFTPRLLQSVQSLEVLKVWGCNELEEIVSNDEEGYFSFTSSNKDSCSRATISCLPNLKKLAVLGNPKLRNICKGLLICNSIERIEVISCRNLGSLPPFLPSINGQPSAPPALKVIQISLLGWESLKWDNTYMKKILQPFVRYGEF, from the coding sequence ATGATTGATAAACTTAAAGACCTAGCTACGGACCTTGGAGTGAAATGGCTACAAGACTACCTTGGCCTTGAGGAAAAGCTGGAAAATCTtgaaacaagaattaatctagtgaaaTATCGAGCGATTGATATGGTGACATTGACCAAATTGCAATCagggaagaaaaggaagaaggaggTTGAAGAATGGCTTAAAAAggttgaaagaaagaaaatagaatTCAGGGATTTGAGAGCACAAGTCCAGCAAGCTAGATTTTACTCTCGTATACAACTCGTACGACGTGTTGAAACGATGATGGGGGAAGTAGAGGATCTCGTTCAGCAGGGAGCATTTTCTGGAGGCCTTTTTCTAGATGTATATGACACAAAAGGAGTGCCACTACTGGCAACAACATGGAAAGGTCAAGCATTTGAACAAAATCTGAGAGAAATCTGGGAATGTGTAATGGATGATGAGATATTCAGCATTGGCATCTATGGTATGGGGGGTGTAGGCAAAACAACACTAGCCACGCATGTCCACAACAATCTTCTAAAAGAAGCAAAATTTTCAGGACATGTTTGTTGGATAACTGTATCACAGGAGGCCAACATTCACAAATTGCAGAAGGACATTGCGAAGTTCTTACCTGTAGATCTTTCATGTGAGGATAACGACAGGAAGAGAGCAGCTCAACTATTCCAGGCATTGAAGAGGAGGAGAAATTTTGTGCTCATATTGGATGATGTCTGGACACATTTTGATTTAGAGAATGTGGGAATTCCTCTCCAAGTAGATGGGAGCAAATTGATTATAACTAGTAGATCATTAGATGTGTGTTGTGCCATGGGTTGCCAAAAGGAAGTTAAAGTGAAACCGCTTTGTTATCAGGAAGCTTGGACGctttttctagagaaacttggTTGTTGCAGACCACAACCTCCAGATATAGAAGAGATAGCCAAGTCTATGGTGAAAAATTGTGCAGGCTTACCGCTAGGGATCATAACAGTGGCTGGAAGCATGAAAGGGACAGATGACATTCATGAGTGGAGGGATGCATTGGAAGAATTGGAGGACCCTGTCGCTAGACAAGATTGTGAGGTATTCAAAATCTTGCATTACAGCTATAGTCGTTTGCGCGATCAAAGATTGAAAGATTGCTTCTTGTATTGTTCATTGTACCCTGAAGATTGTGAAATTCCAAGAGATGAATTGATAGCAAGCTTTATCAGAGAAAGACTCGTAGACAAAAGAAGAACCAGACAAGCAGAGTTTGACCAGGGTCATGCATTACTGAATAAACTTGAGAATGCATGTTTGTTGGAAGGTGTTGTAAAGATCAAAGAAGATGATACAGAAGCAAAATATGTAAAGATGCATGATTTGATGAGAGACATGGCCCTAAAGATAACAAAGACTAAACCCAAGTACCTGGTGAAAGCTGGAATTTGGCTGAGAGATATACCTGACAAGAGTGAGTGGAAAGAGGATTTAGACAAGGTATCATTGAGATTTAACGTTGTATCATCAATCCCTTTAGGCATATCGCCCAATTGTCCTAAACTTTCCACCTTATCATTATGGGGCAATGAGTTGACGTCAATGCCATGTTCATTCTTTGCTCATTTTGGTGCCCTCCAAGTTTTGGATTTAAGTTGTAACCGTAGCCTTGAAGAGCTACCTAATTGCATATCAGAATTGGAGAGACTTACAGCACTATTGTTATTTTCATGTCGGGACCTCAGATTTGTGCCATCCTTGGAAAAGCTCAAAGCATTAAGAGAGTTGGATTTGTCTGATACTAAAATAAGTGATGTACCTGAAGGCCTCGAAGGATTGGTCAATCTCAAGTGCCTAAATATGGTTCAGacaaatttggagatgatatcAGAAGGGATTATATCCAAACTCTCCTGTCTTCAGAGCCTCGGAATTCCAAGACAAGTATCAGTGCAAGTAGAAGAATTAGAATCACTGAAGCAGTTGGAAGAATTTATCGGTGGGTTCCCTGAGGCTAATTCATTCAGCCGATTCGTCAGATCTCGCCAGCGCTTCAACAGGCCTAGTTTTTATGTTATCCAAGTAGGTTCAGGGCTACTAAAAGGATTGAGTGGACATTTTCAACAAATGGCCAGCAAAAGGGTAGTTTTCAGTTTTACAAATGTTAACCCTGGAGGCGAAAAAAGAGCAAATATACTTCCAGATGACATTCAAGAACTAGAAATCTGTGCTTGTCAAGGATTAGGCAGCTGCTTGAATGATACTTTTGCAGAGTTCAATACTCAAACAAGAGGCTTGACACATTGCTTGATTGAAGGGAGTAGCGAGATAAGATCCCTCTTGAAGTTGTCCTCTTCAGAAGACCAATTTGTCATAAAGGGACAAAATTCTGCTTGCGCTCCATTGCAAAACCTCAAGCATCTACGACTCATTTGTTTGTCAAACTTCAGTGGACTCTTTGAGTGGGACTCAGTAGCTAACGCAATTCCTCCACCTAGCACTTTTTCTTGCCTTAGATCTTTGTTCATTGATCGTTGTGGCAAGCTCAAGAAGTTGTTCACACCAAGGCTGCTACAATCCGTGCAAAGTCTTGAAGTACTTAAGGTCTGGGGTTGTAACGAACTGGAGGAGATAGTATCAAACGATGAAGAAGGCTACTTTAGTTTTACTTCAAGCAACAAAGATTCATGCTCAAGGGCCACTATCAGTTGCCTCCCAAATCTCAAGAAATTGGCTGTGCTAGGAAATCCTAAACTAAGGAATATTTGCAAGGGGCTCCTGATTTGTAACTCTATTGAGAGAATTGAGGTAATAAGCTGCCGAAATCTGGGAAGCTTACCTCCCTTCCTACCCTCCATCAATGGGCAACCTTCTGCACCCCCAGCACTTAAAGTGATCCAAATATCTCTACTTGGTTGGGAGTCATTGAAATGGGACAATACTTACATGAAGAAGATCCTTCAACCTTTTGTTCGTTATGGTGAATTTTGA